A single window of Desulfobacterales bacterium DNA harbors:
- a CDS encoding beta-ketoacyl synthase N-terminal-like domain-containing protein — MARRVVVTGASAITPIGHGQAEIVKHLQAGISGVKKLRSDDLLTAYIHSGVYGTVDYPVAYDFTRHHRKTMGPVSFYACQVAKEVLAACGLDADFITSGRLGVAFGSTHGSPTIQRQIYRCFFGQTDAKFASIGAVDYLKSMVHTTAVNITKMFGITGRVISSSTACTTSSQSIGFGYEMVKYGMQDAMLCGGADEYDTTTVAVFDNLLACSTAFNDTPHLTPRPFDAQRDGLVVGEGAGAVMLEEYEFARKRGAPILGEIIGFSCNNNGGDLILPNLDGITETIRLALKDAGIGPGAVDFVSAHATGTKMGDVIEAQAIAKIYGHSPVVAGLKSYMGHTMASCGAIETIITLYMMEAGFVAPTLNLKKIDERCAMIQHAVSLLEKDIRIAAVQNFAFGGVNTCLLIKKFDL; from the coding sequence ATGGCACGAAGAGTCGTCGTAACAGGGGCGTCGGCGATAACGCCCATCGGGCATGGCCAAGCGGAAATCGTCAAGCATCTGCAGGCGGGTATTTCCGGCGTTAAAAAATTGCGCTCGGATGATCTCCTTACCGCTTATATCCACTCCGGTGTCTATGGGACGGTGGATTACCCGGTGGCGTACGATTTTACGCGCCATCATCGCAAAACCATGGGGCCGGTCTCTTTTTACGCCTGCCAGGTTGCCAAGGAGGTTTTGGCGGCCTGCGGCCTGGATGCCGACTTTATCACCTCCGGCCGCCTGGGGGTGGCCTTTGGCTCCACTCACGGCAGCCCCACCATCCAGCGGCAGATATACAGATGCTTCTTCGGTCAAACCGATGCCAAGTTTGCCTCCATCGGCGCGGTGGATTATTTAAAGTCAATGGTCCACACCACTGCCGTGAACATCACCAAGATGTTCGGCATCACCGGCCGGGTCATCTCCTCATCCACGGCCTGCACCACCAGCAGCCAATCCATCGGCTTTGGTTATGAAATGGTCAAATACGGCATGCAGGACGCCATGTTGTGCGGCGGGGCCGACGAATATGACACCACCACGGTTGCCGTGTTCGACAACCTGCTGGCCTGTTCAACCGCGTTCAATGACACCCCCCACCTGACGCCGCGGCCCTTCGACGCCCAGCGGGACGGCCTGGTGGTGGGCGAAGGCGCCGGCGCCGTGATGCTGGAGGAATATGAATTTGCCAGAAAACGGGGGGCGCCCATCCTGGGGGAAATCATCGGGTTTTCATGCAACAACAACGGCGGCGATCTGATTCTGCCCAATCTGGACGGCATTACCGAAACCATCCGGCTGGCGCTCAAGGATGCCGGCATCGGTCCGGGCGCCGTGGATTTTGTCAGTGCCCATGCCACCGGCACCAAGATGGGGGATGTGATCGAGGCCCAGGCCATCGCAAAGATATACGGCCATTCACCGGTGGTGGCCGGACTGAAGAGCTACATGGGGCACACCATGGCGTCCTGCGGCGCAATTGAAACAATCATCACCCTTTATATGATGGAAGCCGGGTTTGTCGCGCCGACGCTGAACCTGAAGAAGATCGACGAAAGGTGTGCCATGATCCAACATGCGGTGAGCCTTCTGGAAAAAGATATCCGCATCGCCGCTGTTCAGAATTTTGCCTTTGGCGGGGTGAATACCTGTCTGTTGATTAAAAAATTCGACCTGTAA
- a CDS encoding lysophospholipid acyltransferase family protein — protein sequence MRILFYKIIINLSRTLGLWVFAVFAWFVATGYYLFFPFRVRNSVRFYRVLFPDRSGLYHRWCAWRQFHNFTDVFFDRFLLTERDDITSTSQGLAHLEDACRRKEGGILLMSHMGNWEVAAHILKRKQEDLRLMLYMGVKYKEQLEGIQKESLSQSGITIIAVDEQGGSALDFIEGIKFIESGGTVSLTGDLVWKQDQRTVPVKFLGHDVRLPEAPYLLALLSGAPIFIFFAFRTGKRQYHFTMSEPIYIRVSSRRERTAAIQHAAQQYADILEETLRRHPLQWYHFEPFLDLKLQ from the coding sequence ATGCGCATTCTCTTCTATAAAATTATAATCAACCTGTCCCGGACGCTGGGGTTGTGGGTTTTTGCTGTTTTTGCCTGGTTTGTCGCCACCGGCTATTATCTCTTTTTTCCCTTCAGGGTCAGAAACAGCGTCCGGTTTTATCGTGTATTGTTTCCGGACCGAAGCGGGCTGTATCACCGCTGGTGCGCCTGGCGGCAGTTTCATAATTTTACGGATGTGTTTTTCGACCGGTTCCTGCTAACGGAACGCGATGACATTACATCCACTTCCCAGGGGTTGGCGCACCTGGAAGACGCCTGCCGCAGAAAAGAAGGCGGCATCCTGCTCATGTCGCACATGGGGAACTGGGAGGTTGCCGCGCATATTTTAAAGCGCAAACAGGAGGACCTCCGGCTCATGCTGTATATGGGCGTCAAGTACAAAGAACAGCTGGAGGGGATTCAAAAGGAAAGTCTTTCCCAAAGCGGCATCACCATCATCGCTGTGGACGAGCAGGGCGGCTCTGCGCTGGACTTCATTGAGGGCATCAAGTTTATCGAATCGGGCGGAACGGTTTCCCTTACCGGGGATCTTGTCTGGAAACAGGACCAGCGTACCGTTCCGGTAAAATTTCTGGGGCATGACGTCCGCCTGCCTGAAGCGCCCTATTTGCTTGCGCTCCTTTCCGGCGCCCCCATCTTTATTTTTTTTGCCTTCCGGACCGGCAAGCGGCAATATCATTTCACGATGTCGGAACCCATCTACATCCGGGTATCCTCCCGGCGGGAAAGAACGGCGGCGATTCAACACGCTGCCCAGCAGTACGCAGATATCCTGGAGGAAACCCTGAGGCGACACCCGCTGCAGTGGTATCACTTTGAGCCTTTTTTAGATTTAAAGCTGCAATAG